The following coding sequences lie in one Osmerus mordax isolate fOsmMor3 chromosome 13, fOsmMor3.pri, whole genome shotgun sequence genomic window:
- the LOC136955723 gene encoding rabphilin-3A, with translation MPHQEEDYPGQPVWQSVFLFCCKGMIEGVILLLFLWLLLQVLFTKNLEVHLQILLAVGLAVFCFCLVLGCILCWRRGKTHPPEDKEAALSPHSAVSRHVTVTLTPAPGTLPIKQQYEELDGDVLEYPSPRSSSSPSDDDLSALPFSPLAPCSEMSSSPRSCFPMRRLSTPCVPSSPNKPRVHGRASLPSIPKLSLVSKTRRAIERRCTVSSDSVLCSEHSRLSATAAPPPPVQQGEPAPTQYGSSSTPGSLSILSKTAPILHFSLHFSPGRGTLTTSILGLSGASRRRSGVLVRASLPPLCPSPQQVASSRRRSLSPEMQSQSFVLQVGSVEELRACTLRLAVFSRDFSGLREAALGELEMACREMDWEPDTTITYTRELSPARSQLKKSMSSQETLGRRKSSVCAPRSLGQLYILLQYQTVAHRIKVMVRKAENLAKLTRMPGAPDHYVVINLRQDGKVIGTKETKGAGGHNAVWNAPFLFDLPVGEVSLLNMVLEFIVMQGHVYTKSSMMGRVLIGCEGPEAGQGHWRDMCSRGQVEMVRWHTIQPEAHWD, from the exons ATGCCCCACCAGGAGGAGGACTACCCTGGCCAGCCTGTCTGGCAGTCTGTCTTCCTCTTCTGCTGCAAGGGAATGATTGAGGGAGTTATCCTGCTGCTCTTCCTCTGGCTGCTGTTACAGGTCCTGTTCACCAAGAACCTAGAAG tccACCTGCAGATCCTGCTGGCAGTTGGTCTGGCAGTGTTCTGCTTCTGCCTGGTACTGGGCTGTATCCTGTGCTGGCGTAGAGGGAAGACCCATCCACCAGAGGACAAGGAGGCAGCCCTGTCCCCTCACTCCGCTGTCTCCAGACACGTGACCGTGACCCTCACCCCGGCGCCCGGCACTTTACCCATCAAGCAGCAGTATGAGGAGCTGGACGGCGATGTTTTGGAGTACCCCTCCCCCAGGagtagctcctccccctctgatgATGACCTTAGCGCCCTGCCCTTTAGTCCCTTGGCCCCGTGCTCGGAGATGAGCTCGTCTCCCAGGTCCTGCTTCCCCATGCGGCGCCTCAGCACCCCCTGCGTGCCTTCCTCGCCCAACAAGCCCCGAGTCCACGGGCGTgcctctctgccctccatccCCAAGCTGAGTCTGGTCTCCAAGACACGCCGGGCGATCGAGCGGCGCTGCACGGTGAGCAGTGACAGTGTCCTCTGCAGCGAGCACAGCCGTCTGAGCGCCACCGCTGCCCCGCCACCTCCTGTCCAACAGGGGGAGCCCGCCCCTACACAGTACGGTTCCAGCTCCACCCCCGGCTCCTTATCAATCCTCAGTAAGACCGCTCCGATCCTCCACTTCTCCCTTCATTTCTCGCCCGGGCGGGGCACGCTGACCACCAGCATCCTGGGCCTGTCCGGGGCGTCGCGGCGCCGGAGCGGGGTGCTGGTGCGGGCCAGCCTGCCTCcgctctgcccctcccctcaacAGGTGGCCTCCTCACGCAGACGCAGCCTCAGCCCAGAGATGCAGAGCCAGAGCTTCGTGCTGCAGGTGGGCTCCGTGGAGGAGCTCCGTGCCTGCACCCTCCGGCTGGCCGTGTTCAGCAGGGACTTCTCTGGGCTGCGCGAGGCCGCCCTGGGGGAGCTGGAGATGGCGTGCAGGGAGATGGACTGGGAGCCGGACACCACCATCACCTATACCAGGGAGCTCAGCCCTGCCAGGAGCCAGCTGAAGAAG AGCATGAGTTCCCAGGAGACACTAGGTCGTAGGAAGAGTTCTGTGTGTGCTCCCCGGTCCTTGGGCCAGCTCTACATCCTGCTCCAATACCAGACCGTAGCCCACAGGATCAAGGTGATGGTACGCAAGGCCGAAAACCTGGCCAAGTTAACAAGGATGCCAGGTGCCCCAG ACCACTATGTTGTCATCAACCTGCGCCAGGATGGAAAGGTGATAGGGACCAAGGAGACCAAGGGGGCAGGAGGACATAATGCAGTGTGGAACGCCCCCTTCCTGTTTGACCTTCCTGTTGGAGAGGTCTCCCTGCTCAACATGGTCCTGGAGTTCATCGTCATGCAG GGGCACGTCTACACCAAGAGCAGCATGATGGGCCGtgtgctgattggctgtgaaggtccggaggcagggcagggacaCTGGAGAGATATGTGCAGTCgagggcaggtggagatggTACGCTGGCacaccattcaaccagaagccCACTgggactga
- the LOC136955287 gene encoding semaphorin-7A — MSRYLSSFVFSMAFFVSFSLKNIQVTQTPRMTLTAKEFIYKRLLLPEQRQVELLKGQEEDSVYVGGRQLLKADFHALQIKEIPVFEKVCDIQLSSGCQYNITVLHNNEETGQLLICGTNGQDGMCCHKNPAIHSSKCSPSEHMKPNYQEREPSLLMVTPDAEELYTTRSGTEGSVGIYRFGKTKTTPKDSPTELRYLSLVMSGPREERLQDKLYAFYMEKNPDMNPGSELWIPRVSQICMADVGGPKGIFQYSWTSQLRARLLCGDQTSKQYFSQLVDTATLKAERWQDTRVYGLFRNTWGMSAVCVYTMDDIDSVFKASNFKGYTGAIPSPRPGICSPDSTKPLSHNFVKLLNKDTEMEDWVMPTGNTGPLLVHHHNYTHMLGDRVQNEHTVLFLSTEKGVIHKVLEKDDKAFVIAEYQPFSSRTHILNMMIHSSAGKLYVSSSSELVQVDLVSCGLYGPQCEDCVLARDPYCGWNGTHCAPATRMTNVTHGDATICKTPQKEPVYKVQTSSPATDVRPVKMDSKHFLICPISSNHAQYSWYCNDEPLPFLTTERECLLLIESMSFANAGTYRCESEEGGYRRTLAQYTLQVEDGTPGLASGPLGWIIFIVTVVQMLMC, encoded by the exons ATGTCTCGCTATCTCAGTTCGTTTGTCTTTTCAATGGCGTTTTTTGTGTCTTTCTCGTTAAAAAATATACAGGTGACTCAAACACCAAGAATGACTCTAACGGCCAAAG AATTTATATATAAAAGGTTGCTATTGCCTGAGCAAAGACAAGTCGAACTGCTGAAGGGCCAAGAAGAAGATAGCGTATATGTAGGAGGGAGACAGCTTCTCAAGGCTGACTTTCACGCGCTCCAGATTAAAGAG ATTCCTGTGTTTGAAAAAGTTTGTGATATTCAACTGTCATCT GGTTGTCAATACAACATCACAGTGTTACATAATAATGAAGAAACAGGCCAACTTCTGATATGCGGGACAAATGGACAGGATGGCATGTGTTGTCACAAG AACCCAGCGATACACTCTTCTAAGTGCAGCCCATCTGAACACATGAAGCCAAACTATCAGGAACGGGAGCCATCTCTCCTCATGG TTACTCCTGATGCTGAGGAGCTCTACACCACTCGGTCTGGTACTGAGGGCTCGGTAGGCATCTACAGGTTTGGAAAGACCAAAACCACCCCCAAGGACAGTCCTACAG AGCTGAGGTACTTGAGTCTGGTGATGAGTGGCCCAAGAGAAGAGCGTCTGCAAGACAAACTGTATGCCTTTTACATGGAAAAAAATCCTGATATGAACCCTGGCTCTGAACTGTGGATTCCCAGGGTGTCCCAGATCTGCATG GCCGATGTGGGTGGACCCAAGGGGATCTTCCAGTACTCCTGGACATCCCAGCTGAGAGCCCGGCTATTGTGTGGTGACCAGACCAGCAAGCAGTATTTCAGCCAGCTGGTAGATACAGCCACTCTGAAAGCAGAGCGCTGGCAGGACACCAGGGTCTACGGACTCTTCAGGAACACCTG GGGGATGAGTGCCGTGTGTGTCTACACCATGGACGATATTGACAGTGTATTTAAGGCCTCCAACTTCAAGGGATACACAGGGGCCATCCCAAGCCCACGACCTGGAATA TGCAGCCCGGACAGCActaaacccctctcccacaATTTTGTGAAGCTGTTGAACAAAGACACTGAAATGGAGGATTGGGTTATGCCAACTGGCAACACCGGACCGCTCCTAGTTCACcaccacaattacacacacatgctgggggATCGAGTCCAAAACGAACACACGGTCCTGTTCTTATCCACAG AGAAGGGAGTCATTCATAAAGTTCTCGAAAAGGATGACAAGGCTTTTGTCATTGCTGAGTATCAACCCTTTAGCAGCAGAACACACATTCTTAACATGATGATCCACTCCTCCGCG GGCAAGCTTTATGTGAGTTCCAGCAGTGAGCTGGTCCAGGTGGACCTGGTCAGCTGTGGCCTGTATGGACCCCAGTGTGAGGACTGTGTCCTGGCCAGGGACCCTTACTGTGGCTGGAATGGCACACACTGCGCCCCCGCTACACG CATGACTAATGTGACCCATGGGGATGCTACTATTTGCAAGACCCCTCAAAAAGAACCTGTATACAAAG TTCAGACAAGTTCCCCAGCAACAGATGTCCGCCCTGTAAAGATGGACTCAAAGCACTTCCTCATCTGTCCAATTTCGTCCAATCACGCACAGTACAGCTGGTATTGCAATGATGAGCCCCTTCCCTTCCTTACCACCGAGCGTGAGTGTCTGCTGCTGATTGAGAGCATGAGTTTCGCGAACGCAGGCACCTACAGGTGTGAGTCTGAGGAGGGGGGCTACCGCAGGACCCTGGCACAGTACACCTTACAGGTGGAGGACGGCACACCTGGGCTGGCATCAGGCCCTCTGGGGTGGATCATATTTATAGTTACAGTGGTGCAGATGCTGATGTGTTAG